In Caloramator mitchellensis, one DNA window encodes the following:
- a CDS encoding DDE-type integrase/transposase/recombinase: MIGFEQYQKIQEYKALGLAQTKTAKVLGITYSSVSKYWNMSEEDYVREAEKERFHMDNYRQYILEQLKLCPQIRDTNVYLKLMEAFPDLQVKRATFYRYMKSLREQHGYQHASKRKTSPREISPPGYEAQADFGQYKLKDMYGRIVRIYFFCMVLSYSRMKFVYFSPDPFTTKTAIKAHKYAFQYFGGRTQTILYDLDLVYVVSENLGNIIFVPAFEEYVKRIGYSISLCRPRDPQSKGKVEEVIGYIKQSFLEGRIYTGIDCLNSAALAWLDREGNGRIHTVTRKVPREMFMEEQKYLFHVKPYSEVSSTVASFDKDGVVSYKGNRYLINTGMMDVHKRIRIEDDGEMLLFYDAETNDLLAKYPVTEDTGQLFKPEENYSRDRVSLTIIKQYFAEYEIAQEFIRLMELQQPKYFNSHCIRINRMTKFYTIGQLLDGIEYCIDTERCSAYELLAYLMYQYGEHIAKKFLPNQQYFNHLARSKEIRREIDG; this comes from the coding sequence ATGATTGGATTCGAGCAGTACCAAAAAATCCAGGAGTATAAAGCACTTGGACTTGCCCAGACAAAAACTGCAAAGGTGCTAGGAATAACCTATTCTTCGGTCAGCAAATACTGGAATATGAGCGAAGAAGATTATGTAAGGGAAGCTGAAAAGGAAAGGTTCCACATGGATAACTATCGTCAGTACATACTGGAACAACTGAAGTTATGCCCACAAATACGGGACACAAATGTCTATCTTAAATTGATGGAAGCCTTTCCCGATTTACAAGTTAAACGAGCTACATTCTATCGCTATATGAAATCATTAAGGGAACAACATGGGTACCAGCATGCAAGTAAAAGAAAAACTTCGCCCCGTGAAATATCTCCGCCGGGATATGAAGCGCAGGCAGATTTCGGTCAATACAAACTAAAGGATATGTACGGGCGAATTGTACGAATATATTTCTTTTGCATGGTTCTAAGCTATAGCAGAATGAAATTTGTTTATTTTTCACCGGATCCCTTTACAACCAAAACAGCCATTAAAGCTCATAAATATGCATTCCAATATTTTGGAGGAAGAACACAGACTATTCTTTATGACCTTGACCTTGTCTATGTAGTCAGTGAAAATCTGGGGAATATCATATTCGTACCCGCCTTTGAAGAATATGTTAAGCGTATAGGTTACAGTATTTCGCTATGTAGACCAAGAGATCCTCAAAGTAAAGGCAAGGTTGAAGAGGTGATTGGATACATAAAGCAAAGTTTTCTTGAGGGCAGGATATACACCGGAATTGATTGCCTTAACAGTGCTGCCCTTGCATGGTTAGATAGGGAAGGCAACGGGCGAATACATACTGTGACCAGAAAAGTGCCGCGTGAAATGTTCATGGAAGAGCAAAAATACTTGTTCCATGTCAAACCTTATTCCGAAGTATCAAGCACTGTTGCCTCCTTTGATAAGGATGGAGTGGTAAGTTACAAAGGCAACCGTTATCTGATTAATACAGGTATGATGGATGTTCATAAACGCATTCGCATTGAAGATGATGGTGAAATGCTTTTGTTCTATGATGCTGAAACAAATGATTTATTGGCTAAATATCCAGTCACAGAAGATACCGGGCAGTTGTTCAAACCAGAAGAAAATTACAGCAGAGACAGGGTTTCTTTAACCATCATAAAACAATATTTTGCAGAATACGAAATAGCTCAGGAATTCATCCGGCTTATGGAGTTACAGCAACCAAAATATTTTAATTCCCATTGTATTCGAATAAACCGGATGACGAAGTTTTATACAATTGGACAATTGCTTGATGGAATAGAATACTGCATTGATACTGAACGCTGCAGTGCCTATGAGCTTTTGGCTTATCTCATGTATCAGTACGGAGAGCATATAGCTAAGAAGTTTTTGCCGAATCAGCAGTATTTTAACCATTTGGCGAGGAGTAAAGAAATAAGGAGGGAAATCGATGGCTGA